The Hyperolius riggenbachi isolate aHypRig1 chromosome 3, aHypRig1.pri, whole genome shotgun sequence genome window below encodes:
- the LOC137561827 gene encoding olfactory receptor 5AR1-like, with protein MSHMNQTKVNTFVLSGLTDDEQLIPFLFTFFLIVYLVCVVFNFGIIFAVLTAPTLRTPMYHFLAYLSMSLSTLLSMVDIVYSSAVTPKMLADLTTKLKLISFEGCAIQFFFFDFLVVTEALLISTMAYDRYAAICHPLHYVSVMTNKKCLGLIVFAFSVGFLHSIAQTSCVFSLDFCGPNYIEHFFCDVSPLLKLVCSSSLRCNLMTLFIAISCGMGSMAMISVSYSFIVFSILQIKSTEGRKKAFNTCSSHLICVSLFYGTVFFIYLRPPAKVLEKQDKAASIVYTVLLPMMNPLIYSLRNQEVKRVIRGSVNKCLRCS; from the exons ATGAGTCACATGAACCAGACCAAGGTGAACACATTTGTGCTTTCTGGCCTTACCGATGATGAACAGCTTATCCCGTTCCTCTTTACCTTTTTCCTGATAGTATATCTAGTGTGTGTTGTGTTCAACTTTGGTATAATCTTTGCAGTTCTTACGGCCCCCACCCTCCGAACCCCAATGTACCACTTTCTGGCCTACCTCTCTATg TCTTTATCTACACTACTCTCTATGGTGGACATTGTCTATTCCTCAGCTGTTACTCCTAAGATGTTGGCTGATCTCACAACCAAACTGAAGTTAATCTCTTTCGAAGGCTGTGCcatccaattttttttctttgattttctgGTTGTCACTGAAGCCCTTTTAATCTCCACTATGGCGTATGACCGATATGCTGCTATCTGCCACCCACTTCATTATGTTTCTGTGATGACCAACAAAAAATGCTTAGGTCTGATAGTGTTTGCGTTTTCTGTTGGTTTCTTGCACTCTATAGCCCAAACCAGCTGCGTTTTCAGTCTGGACTTCTGTGGACCAAATTACATAGAACACTTCTTCTGTGACGTATCACCACTACTAAAGCTAGTCTGCTCCAGCAGTTTACGGTGCAATTTAATGACACTCTTTATTGCAATTTCTTGTGGCATGGGTTCTATGGCCATGATTTCAGTGTCCTATAGTTTTATTGTCTTTTCCATCCTACAGATAAAATCTACCGAGGGCAGAAAGAAGGCTTTCAATACCTGCTCCTCCCACCTCATATGTGTCTCCTTATTTTACGGGACTGTTTTCTTCATATACTTGCGACCTCCTGCCAAGGTCCTTGAGAAGCAGGACAAGGCGGCCTCCATAGTTTATACAGTCCTATTGCCGATGATGAATCCTCTTATTTACAGCCTGAGGAACCAAGAAGTGAAGAGGGTCATCAGGGGCTCAGTTAACAAATGCCTCAGATGCAGTTAG